A single window of Candidatus Dependentiae bacterium DNA harbors:
- the rpmA gene encoding 50S ribosomal protein L27, giving the protein MATSKSGGSTQNGRDSQSKRLGVKIFDGHRVFGGEIIVRQRGTRVHPGKGVGRGGDDTLFVKTSGAIKFHYGRKGRKYVSVLPLS; this is encoded by the coding sequence GTGGCAACAAGTAAATCCGGTGGTTCAACGCAGAATGGTCGTGATAGTCAGAGTAAACGGCTAGGTGTTAAAATCTTTGACGGGCATCGTGTTTTTGGTGGTGAAATTATCGTTAGACAAAGGGGAACTCGTGTTCATCCTGGGAAAGGTGTTGGACGTGGAGGTGACGATACTTTGTTTGTAAAAACATCAGGTGCTATCAAGTTTCATTATGGTAGAAAAGGTCGCAAATACGTGTCGGTTTTGCCACTTTCATAG
- the secF gene encoding protein translocase subunit SecF — MINFLKYRIIAWLFSLSMLVGFIGYYVYKNQSRGYVFSYSVDFTGGTQILFKFNKPIIGTDIENILDENGWPGAITREFSGNNDVLIRVKEVATDAIGLAERMRSVMEKAFPGAEVTVLQSESVGPGIGADLRWKSMRAVLIALAAMLLYIALRFWSLGFALGAVVALFHDAFAMLAIFLLFDLEISINVIGAILAVLGYSINDTIVIYSSIRSNIKKMRGASITQIVNVSLNETFRRTLLTSISTALTVGAMFVLGGQVLRDFSLALLVGIIFGTYSSIYIASSVIMMLHKESDTPS; from the coding sequence ATGATCAATTTTCTCAAATATCGCATTATAGCTTGGTTGTTTTCCTTATCTATGTTGGTAGGATTTATTGGTTACTATGTGTATAAAAACCAAAGCCGTGGCTATGTGTTTAGCTACAGTGTTGATTTTACCGGCGGTACACAGATTTTGTTTAAGTTTAATAAACCAATTATTGGGACTGATATAGAAAATATACTTGATGAGAATGGATGGCCTGGGGCGATTACGCGAGAGTTTTCTGGCAATAATGATGTTCTTATTCGTGTGAAAGAGGTTGCGACTGATGCAATAGGGCTTGCCGAGCGTATGCGTTCAGTAATGGAAAAGGCGTTTCCTGGAGCAGAAGTTACTGTTTTACAGAGCGAGTCTGTTGGGCCAGGAATTGGTGCTGATTTGCGCTGGAAATCGATGCGTGCTGTTTTGATTGCATTGGCAGCGATGCTATTGTACATAGCGTTACGATTTTGGTCGCTTGGATTTGCTTTGGGTGCTGTTGTTGCGTTGTTTCATGATGCGTTTGCTATGTTAGCAATTTTTTTATTGTTTGATTTAGAAATTTCTATAAATGTGATTGGTGCTATTTTGGCGGTACTTGGATATTCGATTAATGATACGATTGTTATCTATTCGAGTATTCGCTCAAACATTAAAAAAATGAGAGGAGCTTCGATTACTCAAATTGTGAATGTTAGTTTAAATGAGACTTTCCGTCGTACCTTGTTAACTAGTATTTCAACGGCATTGACTGTGGGTGCAATGTTTGTGCTTGGTGGCCAAGTGCTCCGTGATTTTTCCCTTGCGCTTCTGGTTGGAATTATATTTGGAACATATTCTTCCATTTACATTGCCAGTTCTGTTATAATGATGTTACATAAAGAAAGTGATACGCCTAGTTAG
- the rho gene encoding transcription termination factor Rho has product MAKNGNGGNGQGYVQRSGGSKFRSNVQRRSRTDGGGGGRRRYDMQNTQNREITAYDVKVQLKEYEEKKITIDQLSLADLNFYARRLGIIGAGLMRKVQLVERIKYVEAHPDMELEVEGVLERLPDGFGFLRSGQYDYISGPDDVYVSPSQIRRFNLRTGDMIKGVIRKPREGEKYFALLKVDSVNGKDPSTMGDRLSFDRLSPMHPNEKFNLECDPSIISMRVMDLFTPIGKGQRGLIVAPPKVGKTVLLKDLARAILTNHEEAYLIVLLIDERPEEVADMRRTVKGANAEVISSTFDETASRHVQVADMVLEKAKRMVEAGKDVVILLDAITRLARAYNTVAPASGKVLTGGIDANALQKPKRFFGAARNIEEGGSLTIIGTALVDTGSRMDEVIYEEFKGTGNMEMHMTRKLSNRRIYPAFDLLVSGTRRDELLHTDEDLKKVWIMQKFLSTMSTIEGMEFLIDRMKKTKTNREFLETMNKKMDV; this is encoded by the coding sequence ATGGCAAAAAATGGTAATGGTGGTAATGGGCAAGGATATGTTCAAAGGAGTGGTGGAAGTAAATTTCGCTCTAATGTACAAAGACGATCAAGGACTGACGGTGGTGGCGGAGGTAGACGCCGTTACGATATGCAAAATACACAAAATCGCGAAATAACAGCATATGATGTGAAGGTGCAGCTTAAAGAGTATGAGGAGAAAAAAATTACGATTGATCAGCTTTCTTTAGCAGACCTTAACTTCTATGCACGTCGATTGGGTATTATTGGTGCTGGTCTTATGCGTAAAGTTCAATTGGTTGAGCGTATTAAATATGTTGAAGCTCACCCAGATATGGAGCTAGAAGTAGAAGGAGTTTTAGAGCGATTACCAGATGGCTTTGGTTTTTTACGCTCAGGTCAATATGATTATATTTCTGGTCCAGATGATGTGTATGTTTCGCCGTCACAAATTCGTCGTTTTAATTTGCGGACTGGTGATATGATTAAAGGGGTGATAAGAAAGCCAAGAGAGGGTGAGAAATATTTTGCATTATTAAAAGTTGACTCTGTAAATGGTAAAGATCCTTCTACGATGGGTGATAGGCTTTCATTTGATAGACTATCTCCAATGCATCCAAATGAAAAATTTAATTTGGAATGTGATCCTTCCATTATTTCAATGCGGGTAATGGATCTATTTACACCAATTGGTAAAGGGCAGCGTGGGCTAATTGTTGCGCCACCGAAAGTTGGCAAAACAGTATTACTCAAAGACTTAGCTCGTGCAATTCTAACTAATCATGAAGAAGCTTATTTGATTGTGTTACTTATTGATGAACGCCCAGAAGAGGTTGCCGATATGCGGCGTACGGTAAAAGGGGCAAACGCGGAAGTTATAAGTTCCACTTTTGATGAAACGGCAAGCCGTCACGTACAAGTTGCGGATATGGTTTTAGAGAAAGCCAAACGAATGGTAGAAGCAGGTAAAGATGTTGTTATTTTACTTGATGCGATTACTCGTCTTGCGCGTGCATATAATACGGTGGCCCCTGCTTCTGGTAAAGTACTGACTGGTGGTATTGATGCAAATGCATTGCAAAAGCCAAAAAGATTTTTTGGTGCAGCACGAAACATTGAAGAGGGTGGATCCTTGACCATTATTGGAACAGCGCTTGTTGATACTGGCTCTCGTATGGATGAAGTTATTTATGAAGAGTTTAAAGGTACGGGTAATATGGAAATGCATATGACGCGTAAACTCTCTAACCGTCGTATTTATCCAGCATTTGATTTATTAGTATCTGGTACGCGCCGTGATGAGTTGCTGCATACTGATGAAGACTTAAAAAAAGTTTGGATTATGCAGAAATTTTTATCCACTATGAGCACGATTGAAGGTATGGAATTTCTAATTGATAGAATGAAAAAAACCAAAACAAATCGTGAGTTCTTAGAAACCATGAATAAAAAAATGGATGTGTAA
- the tsaD gene encoding tRNA (adenosine(37)-N6)-threonylcarbamoyltransferase complex transferase subunit TsaD has protein sequence MYILGIETSCDETAAAVYHTNLGMLSNVLFSQIKLHAPFGGVIPEIASRAHVEKINGVVSHALKKANVTLETIDTIAVTHKPGLPGALLIGTCFAKSLAWAQHKKLIGINHLEGHIFSACIENNVPFPFICLTASGGHTAMYLVHDFGKYEVIGETIDDAAGEAFDKVAKLVGLPYPGGPIIEKLAQEVGFVDFFNYPRPQKKTLSFSFSGLKTAVLYDLVKRGAYELKSKTFLQENDDVLKKQVASSLIVCIADIFQEKLLLAIKKYPAIKSICFVGGVACNNYIKKQFADFAHKHNKQLFTPSRQYCTDNGAMIAFVGGYKAQKGNFSTFDLDILE, from the coding sequence ATGTATATTTTAGGAATAGAAACATCATGTGATGAGACCGCTGCAGCAGTTTATCACACAAACCTTGGTATGCTTTCTAACGTACTATTTTCACAGATAAAACTACATGCACCATTTGGTGGAGTTATACCAGAAATTGCTTCCCGTGCACATGTAGAAAAAATTAACGGTGTTGTTTCACATGCTCTTAAAAAAGCAAATGTTACACTTGAAACTATTGACACTATTGCTGTTACACACAAACCAGGATTGCCTGGCGCATTATTGATTGGTACATGCTTTGCAAAATCACTTGCTTGGGCACAACACAAAAAATTAATTGGTATAAATCATTTAGAAGGCCATATTTTTTCTGCATGTATAGAAAATAATGTACCATTTCCTTTTATATGCTTAACCGCATCTGGTGGACATACTGCAATGTATTTGGTACATGATTTTGGCAAGTACGAAGTTATTGGTGAAACTATTGATGATGCTGCGGGTGAAGCATTTGATAAAGTTGCAAAACTAGTAGGCCTGCCATATCCTGGAGGCCCAATCATAGAAAAATTAGCTCAAGAAGTTGGTTTTGTAGATTTTTTTAATTACCCTCGCCCTCAGAAAAAGACACTTAGTTTTAGTTTTTCTGGCCTTAAAACCGCGGTACTTTATGACTTAGTAAAACGTGGTGCATACGAACTTAAAAGCAAAACTTTTTTACAAGAAAATGATGATGTACTCAAAAAACAAGTTGCCAGCTCATTGATTGTTTGTATTGCCGATATTTTTCAAGAAAAACTGCTACTTGCTATTAAAAAATACCCTGCTATTAAAAGTATCTGCTTTGTTGGTGGTGTTGCTTGCAATAATTATATTAAAAAACAATTTGCCGATTTTGCACACAAACACAACAAACAACTGTTTACTCCGTCACGCCAATACTGTACTGATAATGGCGCAATGATTGCTTTTGTTGGTGGTTATAAAGCGCAAAAGGGTAATTTTTCTACTTTTGACTTAGATATCTTAGAATAA
- a CDS encoding DUF2062 domain-containing protein, which translates to MIGQGIYRLLKAMVFKERSVHILALSFSLGVYIAFSPFIGLHTIMIFFLSWLLSLNIAVTFMATYLINNPWTMIPVYSSGYFFGDWMLSSIFGVDTIASNPAWMSYINEPIIQCTGIQGVSFWALLTGGNVLGVGLALVLYPIMKKVFGRIVVRVYP; encoded by the coding sequence ATGATTGGGCAAGGGATATACCGTTTACTAAAGGCTATGGTGTTTAAAGAACGCTCCGTGCATATACTTGCACTTTCGTTTAGTCTTGGTGTGTATATTGCATTTTCTCCCTTTATTGGTCTTCACACGATTATGATCTTTTTTTTATCGTGGTTACTATCGCTTAATATAGCGGTTACGTTTATGGCAACATATTTAATTAATAATCCATGGACTATGATTCCTGTGTATAGTTCTGGTTATTTTTTTGGAGATTGGATGCTTTCCAGTATATTTGGAGTAGATACTATTGCAAGTAATCCTGCATGGATGTCTTATATTAACGAGCCAATAATACAGTGTACTGGCATTCAGGGAGTTTCGTTTTGGGCACTTTTAACTGGTGGTAATGTGCTTGGTGTTGGCTTAGCGCTTGTGCTATATCCCATTATGAAAAAAGTTTTTGGTCGTATTGTTGTGCGAGTATACCCATAA
- the smpB gene encoding SsrA-binding protein SmpB yields MKVISQNKKAFHDYDILDKLEAGIVLTGDEVKALRAGHVRLTGSYATIHDGELLLINCHITPYEKAYRQREELATRSRTLLVHRKELNRIIGDISTKGITVVPLKLYFNKRSKIKVELGIAKHKKAAGKKQVLKERDIKRQTERELKAVYKY; encoded by the coding sequence ATGAAAGTTATTTCTCAAAATAAAAAAGCGTTTCACGATTATGATATTTTAGACAAACTAGAGGCGGGTATCGTTTTGACTGGAGATGAAGTTAAAGCATTACGTGCTGGACATGTGCGGCTTACTGGTTCATATGCTACGATTCATGATGGTGAATTACTTTTAATTAATTGCCACATTACACCGTATGAAAAGGCATATCGCCAAAGGGAGGAATTGGCGACGCGATCACGTACATTATTAGTACATCGTAAAGAATTAAATCGTATTATTGGCGATATTTCTACTAAGGGTATTACAGTGGTACCTTTAAAACTTTATTTTAATAAACGAAGTAAAATAAAAGTTGAGCTTGGCATTGCTAAACATAAAAAAGCTGCAGGAAAGAAGCAGGTATTAAAAGAGCGTGACATTAAACGGCAAACGGAGCGGGAACTGAAAGCTGTGTATAAATATTAG